The segment CTACTTAtcaacatttcttttatttatattttttgtacaaaagttacattaaaatatgtacTTACACGAAACATAACCTTCATGAGTGTAAACAAACAATTAGCATCAAATGCGCTTCTGTGTAAGAcgtacgatataaaatatgcaaagttTGTAAATAAAGTGTTAAAGGAATCAGCTGACAGTTttgaaaaagaacaaaaatgtatacatatttactatgtaattatataatgcTATGTAATTATCAGTGGCAAATTTTTACACAACAATTAATGATTTTAGTTTTAGATGATGTACTATTAAATCTGTATAACATTTTTGGTGATGCACTTGAAAGGGCATTAGAATTGTATGAACGAGGACgtataacttatatttttcCTTCTGAAAGTGCTGGTGTTCCACCTCATAATGATAGACATACTGCCAGATATTTAGTGCAGGTTAAAGGATTGTCAGGAGCAATATATATGCTTTTCCCAGATATAAACTATTGTCTTTGTGCATCCTTtaggtataaaatatataatctttCTAGGCActtataataacaaatattgatgattataaaatatatttccagaTGTCAAGTGTTAAATGATAGATCTTTATTTACTTGTAAACACGTTTTAGCAGTTTGGCTAACTGCCATCACGAAAGATAAATTGTCTt is part of the Bombus fervidus isolate BK054 chromosome 7, iyBomFerv1, whole genome shotgun sequence genome and harbors:
- the LOC139988849 gene encoding zinc finger SWIM domain-containing protein 7-like isoform X1: MSVNKQLASNALLCKTYDIKYAKFVNKVLKESADSFEKEQKFLDDVLLNLYNIFGDALERALELYERGRITYIFPSESAGVPPHNDRHTARYLVQVKGLSGAIYMLFPDINYCLCASFRCQVLNDRSLFTCKHVLAVWLTAITKDKLSYQYITKEQFQSLLLFQVLDKEHVH
- the LOC139988849 gene encoding uncharacterized protein isoform X2; translated protein: MSVNKQLASNALLCKTYDIKYAKFVNKVLKESADSFEKEQKFLDDVLLNLYNIFGDALERALELYERGRITYIFPSESAGVPPHNDRHTARYLVQMSSVK